The DNA window GCGGTCCGCCAGGCGATCTGTACATCATCGTTCGCGTAGATCAGCATCCAGTGTTTCGCCGCGAAGGCGACGACATACACGTGACTGTGCCCGTCTCGATCAGCGAAGCGGCTCTTGGAGCAAAGATCGAGGTGCCGACCATTGATGGACGCGCTCAACTCAAGATTCCACCGGGCACACAGAGCGGGCAGAAACTACGGATGCGTGAGAAGGGTGTACCCTCCGCGACGAAAGAGGGAGTCCGAGGAGATGAGATCGTCGAAGTGAAAACTGTAGTTCCGCAGTTGCGCGATGAACGATCGAAAGAGCTTATGCGTGAGTTGGCGAAGTTGAATGTAGAGGATCCCCGTGCGGAGTTGTGGGCAAATGCAAGCTAACAGGCAGCTTCCTGGCTCCTAAGCGGCTGACCTTAGCAGCTCAGAAACTTAGCAGCTTCTTTTATGAAACGACGCAAACAAGGCGCCTACATGATCTCGGCAGTTGCCGAGATGTACGGCATTCATCCGCAGACGCTTCGTCTATACGAGCGTGAGGGATTGCTTAAGCCTTCGCGGACTGAGGGCAACACTCGCCTTTATACCGATCAAGATATTGAGCGGCTCGAATTCATTCTCAGCCTCGCTCGAGATTTAGGCGTCAATATCTCCGGTATTGCCATCATTCTGAACATGCGCGAACGCATGGAAGAGATGCAGCGGCAGATGCAGGACTTCGTCAAGTTTGTTCAAAGCGAGGTCTTCACCCGTGCTGCCGCGGCCCACTCCGATGCTACCAAGGGTGCCCTCGTGCCCACGCGTCGCACTATACCGATGGGTGGTAGCAGTCGAGAGCGCAAGTCATAAGCGCAAGCCATAGCATGACAGTCCGAAATTCCTAGCGCATAACCAGAGAATTCATTGGGATTTGTGAAGGCTGTTGCGATGAAGGCTGTTGCGAGGCAACCGACGTCAACTCGCTGATTCTCTGCGCAGCCCGTTCTCGCATCGGCTGCTGGTTGCACTCCTGAATGAATTGTCTGTACTCAGATACCGCAAAGTCCGGCTGGTGCAATGCCTCGTAGGAGGCCGCGGCGATGACGTGTACGCTCGCCCAGTTAGGATGCGGTAGTACATGAGCCGCCTTTGCCTCTCGGATGGCCTCGTTGTACCTGCCAAGTTTTAGAAGAGTTTCAGCTTCCATTGCATGAACGTCGGCGATGTCTGGAGTCCCAATTCGGTATCGCTCAAGAATCCCGAGCGCATCGTCGAATCGTCGTTCCACGATCGAGAGCTTCGCAAGATTCATTAGAGCAGGTCTGCTGCGAGGATTCAGCTCCAATGCTCTTTCAAAGTATTGCCGACCGCTGACCGTATCTCCCTGCTGATTGGAAATTACACCCAGGATGTTGTATGCACGCGAGAGCTTAGGAGCGACATTTGTTACCTGGATGAAGGACTCCTTCGCCTTTTGCAGTTCACCGTGCTCGAATTGGGTGAAGGCGTTCTGAAATAACGAGCGCACGGCAGCAGAGATTCGGAGGTCCTCAACCTCCACGTCGTCTTCCGTCAGATTGTTGTGCGCGTCAGTTCGACCAACGATCGTGAAGCCGAGTTCACAGGGTCCTGAAGCTGGGACGTGTAGAGGTCCAGCCGTGAGGAAGTTCGCATCCGTGCCACCGCTTTGGATTCGATAGTCCCCAGGCGCAAGATCCGGAATGGTGATGGAGCCCGTTTCAGGAACTCGAGCCTCATGAATTCGCTTCCCACCGTTGAAAACCTGCAGTTTTAGCTTTGCGGGAATCGCGCCGCTAGACATGACCACCTGGACATGGCAAGTGCGCTGTGAGTCGGAAGCAAGGGAGAAGATCGATGGGCATACGAGTAACAGAGCCGAAACCAAACTGCGTTGCATAACGGGCCTCGTGCAAATGACGGGGACCGCGTTGCTCGGATAGTTAGGTTGTGATTAGTAGTATGAGAAGAGTGATGTTCAATGCCCATCAAGGTTTGGTAGTCGCCGGCATTTACATGATGGTGGCTGAATGTGCCGGCGTTCTGGGAACAACAGGATCTACCATCTCGATGGTGGTTGAAGTTTTTACGAGCGGAACGCGAACCACGAGCCGGACGCCATCGCGAAAATTCCCGAGTTCCAACATCGAGCTTTCTTTGTAGAGGAGTGAGAGGCGCTCTATCGTATTCCTCAGCCCAATGCCACTGTGCGTTTTCCAATCGGGACGAACCGGTGGCCCGTCGTTATAGATCGAGATAACAAGATTTCCGCTTTCTGCCTTTGCGCGAACTTCCAGCCGACAGTCGCCCCGAGTGCGAGCAACCCCGTGCACGCATGCATTCTCAACCAGCGGTTGCAACAGCATATTAGGAACGCGAGCATCTAAAACATCGTCGTCGATATCGATCTCCAGCTTCATTCTGGACCCAAACCGGATCTTCTGGATTTCCAGGTATTCCTCGGCGAGCTCCACTTCTTCCAGTAAGCCCACCTCCCGGCTGTCGTCACGAGCCAGTGTGAGCCGAAGCAGGTTCGCGACGCGCGAAAGCATCTGATCGGCGGCAGCAGCGTCGCGATGAAGCAGGCAGGATACAGAGTTCATCGCATTAAAAAGGAAGTGGGGATTCAATTGTGCCCGCAAGGTTTGCAGCTTCGATTCTGTTAGGGCGTGTTGTAGTTGAGTCGTTTCTCGCTGCCCGTCGCGATAGCGCCGGTAATATTCGACTGAGGCAAGAATCGCGAGGATCGTCAGATACTCGATCATGTTAGGAATGAATTCGGCGCGGAGATTCCACCGCAGGCGCGATTCGAGAGACATGTCTTCTTTGCCGAGCCTACTGAGAGCCAATCCACCTATATAAAGAAAAGTAGCTACCGGCGCCGTCACCATTGCGATTCCCAGGTGGGCTGCTAGGTCCCGCTTCCATTTTGGGCCTTGGAGCGAAAAGAAACGCATCCACTGCCAGATGGCGAGCGCTACAAAGCACCACACATAGCAATCGATAAGCTGATTGGCAGCCTCTAAAGTGAAGTAATTCCGCGGCTTATGCCATTGCTTCAGAACCTGATACGCTTGCCACCCCATCACCAGGCCAAGCGTTGTCATGATGGCGAAGAGGTAGGTGACGGGAATTACGAAGGCACGGCGCCCGTGCTCGCGTCGATGGCTCGGCTGGTGGCTTTCCCGGTTCTGACGCAATTTAATCATCGTGCATTTCGCAGCGGCTCCAAACCACCTTAGACTCTGCCAATCCTTCCATGTGAGTTGCAGAATTGTAATCTTAGTCTCCGCCTCTGTCCGAAGAACGAAGCTTTCCCGGCTCTAGTCCCCAGAATCCCGGTATTCGTCCCTATTGCATTCCGCCCGCTTCCCGAACTGAGGGAACTCCGGTCGCTAAATCTCGGGCTCTCCGAGCCGAGGAAGCCATCGGCGCGGACATAATCCCTCTTTCTGGATGCACGGTGACTCAAGTATTCCAGATTCTGTATTTGGCCCGCCCGGTCAAGTCGTTGGTTACTCAGCTCGAACCAACTTCCTCCATCCAACCCGGAACAACTCGTTATCTCCGGATGCAACTTCGTACCAAAACACCATACGAATGCGTTGGCTGGCGTGCGGCATGCACAACAGACAACGAACGCACTTGCGTTCTGGAGGAGAGATGCACCGCAAAATTACAGGCCTACTTGCAATACTGCTCTTGGGGTGCGCATGGCTCGCTGCACAAGTTCAAACTGGGAATGTCACAGGCACTGTGCGCGACAGCTCGGGAGCTGTAGTCCCGAATGCAACAGTCACTGTAGTGAGTTTAGGGACGCAGGCACGTAGAACCGTTCAAAGCGGGTCCGCTGGCACATATACAGTTACCGGTTTACAGCCGGGACAGTATGAAGTGACCATCATCAGCGGGAACTTCGCGCCTTTTAAACAAGACATCACTGTTGCTGTCGGTGGCAATTCAACATTGGATGCAACTCTGGGAGTATCTGCGTCCACAACGGTTGAAGTCGTAGCTCAAAATCCATCAATTGAGGTAAACACGCAAACCCAGGAACTTTCGCAGGTAATCAGTTCGCAGCAACTGTCACAATTGCCAAGTCTCACGCGAAATCCATATGACTTCGTGATGCTCTCTGGAAACGTAAGCGCCGGCGATCGCACCGGTGTAGGAACCGTTCAAGCGGGGCAGAACTCCGGGCAGAGCATGACTGACCGTGGTGTTGGATACGCGATCAATGGACAGCGTTCCTCGGGCACGGAAATATTGCTCGACGGCGTCGAGAACGGCGACCTGTTTGCAACCGGCGCAGCTCAGATCGTCCCGCAGGATGCAGTTCAGGAATACCGAATTGTGACCAGTAACTTCGATGCGCAATATGGTCGCGCCTCTGGCGGCGTGGTCAACTTGACCACAAAGGCTGGTACTAACTCGTTTCATGGTTCAGCGTGGGAGTTCAATCGAGTATCGGCGCTCACGGCCCGCACGTATGACAACGCTGCGAACAACCTGGCGTCCATCGCGAGCGGAAACGGTTCAATTCCAAAAGGAAGCTACACGCGCAACCAGTTTGGCTACGTTGTGACTGGTCCAGTAATCAAGAACAAGTTGTTCTTCTCTCAAATCACGGAATGGGTTCGCGTTCGCAGCGCTGCCAGCCTGAACGCATTGGTCCCAACTCCGCAGCTCATTTCTTTCACCGCGCCTAACGTGCAGCAGTATTTCCAGGGAGCGGGGAAGAGTGTTCGTCCATTTGGAGCCACGCTGAGTGCAGCGCAAGTCGTGGCTGCAACCGGTGATACCGGCGCCTTCGCGCAACAGGTACCAGCGAACACTCCCGCATTCGGATCAGTGAACTACAGCGCACCCGCAGATGCTGGAGGTGGTGCTCCACAAAATACGAAGGACATCATTGGCAGGCTGGACTTCAACGCAACAGAAGCCACGCAAATGTTCTTCCGTTTTGCGCTATACGACGAGAACGATTTTCGCGGCTTCATCTTCAACAGTCCGTACACGGACTACAATGTTGGACAAGCAACATTCGCAAATTCGGCTCTTTATTCCATCAACCACACCTTTTCTCCTTCGGTGCTCTCGAGCAGCAAGATCAGTTACGCTCGCGAACGCTTGAACCAAAGCTTCGACAACGCATTTGCGAATATTCCGACGCTATACCTGAACGGAGCTCCGACAATCGCAAATCAGCCGGTCAACATGCCGGGATTCTTCAGCCTGACGCCCGGCGCCGGAGGCTTGCCTTTCGGCGGTCCACAAAATGTGATTCAGGCGAATGAAGACCTCTCGTGGGTAAAGGGAAATCACACTCTACGCTTCGGCGGACAGTTCAGTTATCAGCAAGTGAACCGCGCGTTCGGTGCATTTGCCCAAGCCACTGAAGTACTCGGAGCGAACGCTCCACAAGGACTCGACAACTTGATCACCGGCAACCTAGTGCAATACACCAAGGCAGTATTTCCGCAGGGCAAGTTCCCGTGCGTGCGCGATCGCAATACGAACGCATTGGTTGTGACTCCCGCCTGCACTCTAGTTCCGCCACTCACCCAACCTAACTTTGCTCGCAGTTTCCGCTATAAGGACTTCGCGGTGTACGCTCAGGACAGCTTTAAGTGGAGTCCGCGACTCACACTGAACTACGGCTTGCGCTACGAGTACTTTGGAGTACAGCACAACAATCATCCAGAGCTCGACTCCAATTTCTACCGGGGAAGCGGATCCAGCTTCTTTGAGAAGGTAGCCAACGGCGCTGTCTTTACGGTTCCGAACAGTCCAATTGGTGCTTTGTGGAATCCAAGTTACGGAACAGTCGCGCCTCGTGTTGGATTTGCGTGGGACGTTTTCGGAACCGGCACAACCAGCCTGCGCGGCGGCTACGGTATCACCTATGAACGGAATTTCGGGAACGTAACGTTCAACGTGATCCAAAATCCGCCGAACAATTCGACGATCAATCTGCAGGCAGGGGGAGGCATTCCGCTGTTTGTGAGTCTAGATCCTCTCGGTCCTGTGTCCGGCGGCGGAGGAGCCACTATTGCACTGCCGCCGGCCAGCCTGAGAAATGTGGATGAAGACATTCACACTGCTCAGACGCAGTTCTACAGCATGGCGGTAGAGCGTAGAGTGGGAGCGAGTTCCATAGTGGCACTGGAGTATAGCGGTGCACGCGGAATCCACTTATATGACATAAAGAACATCAACATGCTTGGCTCGGGACAGGCGTACCTTGGGCAGCCGTTCAATGGCACGTTCTACACTCGCGTGAACCAGCAATACACGGGGATCAACAACCGTGGCAGTAATGGAGACTCTTATTACCACGGGCTCAACCTGCGATTCCAGACTCAAGACATCTGGAAGTCGGGGCTGAGCATGATCGCCAACTATACCTTTGCGCACTCAATCGATGATCTGAGCTCCACCTTTTCCGATAACCTCCAAGGCGCCTCGGGTGGAATCGGCAATTTGGGATATCTAGATCCACGGAATCCTGGGTTGGATCGCGGAAATTCCGATTTCGACATCCGTCATCGCCTGGTTGTTTCGCCGATTTTTGAAACACCATGGTTCAAGCAATCGAATGGATTGACTCATTACCTGCTCGGTGGCTATACCTTCACGAGCATCTTTACCGCTCGTACTGGCACACCGTTCGGCGTGTTCGACAGCACGAATTCTGTGAATGCCGGCGGTGGCTTCGGATGGCCTCGTTACGTTCCCGGCTCCGCAATCAGCGATTACTCAACCGGAACTCCAGTGAATGTTGGGGTCAATAGCTTCAATGTGCTCAACCTGCCAGTCGCAAATACAACAGTGTTCAACCCAGCACTCGCACTGTCTGACTTCGGTCCGTTTCCTGCGACCATGACTCACCGAAACGCATTTCTTGGTCCCGGTGCTTGGTCACTGGATCTCTCAGCGGCCAAGAGCTTCCGGATTCGCGAAGGCATGAATCTGGAGTTTCGAGCCGAGGGATTCAACATTCTCAACCATCACAATTTCTTCGTGAACGGCGCCAATCTCGATGTACCCAATTTTGGAGCCGGAGCACCAATCCAAGTGCTCGCGAAGAAGGGTGGATTGGGGACGTTAGCCACCGGCGGCAATCACGACGAACGCCGCTTTGGGCAGTTCGCTCTGAGGTTGCACTTCTAGGGAGATAGTCACTGTTGTTTCGGACAGGGAGCCG is part of the Terriglobales bacterium genome and encodes:
- a CDS encoding helix-turn-helix transcriptional regulator gives rise to the protein MKRRKQGAYMISAVAEMYGIHPQTLRLYEREGLLKPSRTEGNTRLYTDQDIERLEFILSLARDLGVNISGIAIILNMRERMEEMQRQMQDFVKFVQSEVFTRAAAAHSDATKGALVPTRRTIPMGGSSRERKS
- a CDS encoding tetratricopeptide repeat protein: MQRSLVSALLLVCPSIFSLASDSQRTCHVQVVMSSGAIPAKLKLQVFNGGKRIHEARVPETGSITIPDLAPGDYRIQSGGTDANFLTAGPLHVPASGPCELGFTIVGRTDAHNNLTEDDVEVEDLRISAAVRSLFQNAFTQFEHGELQKAKESFIQVTNVAPKLSRAYNILGVISNQQGDTVSGRQYFERALELNPRSRPALMNLAKLSIVERRFDDALGILERYRIGTPDIADVHAMEAETLLKLGRYNEAIREAKAAHVLPHPNWASVHVIAAASYEALHQPDFAVSEYRQFIQECNQQPMRERAAQRISELTSVASQQPSSQQPSQIPMNSLVMR
- a CDS encoding histidine kinase encodes the protein MIKLRQNRESHQPSHRREHGRRAFVIPVTYLFAIMTTLGLVMGWQAYQVLKQWHKPRNYFTLEAANQLIDCYVWCFVALAIWQWMRFFSLQGPKWKRDLAAHLGIAMVTAPVATFLYIGGLALSRLGKEDMSLESRLRWNLRAEFIPNMIEYLTILAILASVEYYRRYRDGQRETTQLQHALTESKLQTLRAQLNPHFLFNAMNSVSCLLHRDAAAADQMLSRVANLLRLTLARDDSREVGLLEEVELAEEYLEIQKIRFGSRMKLEIDIDDDVLDARVPNMLLQPLVENACVHGVARTRGDCRLEVRAKAESGNLVISIYNDGPPVRPDWKTHSGIGLRNTIERLSLLYKESSMLELGNFRDGVRLVVRVPLVKTSTTIEMVDPVVPRTPAHSATIM
- a CDS encoding TonB-dependent receptor; this translates as MHRKITGLLAILLLGCAWLAAQVQTGNVTGTVRDSSGAVVPNATVTVVSLGTQARRTVQSGSAGTYTVTGLQPGQYEVTIISGNFAPFKQDITVAVGGNSTLDATLGVSASTTVEVVAQNPSIEVNTQTQELSQVISSQQLSQLPSLTRNPYDFVMLSGNVSAGDRTGVGTVQAGQNSGQSMTDRGVGYAINGQRSSGTEILLDGVENGDLFATGAAQIVPQDAVQEYRIVTSNFDAQYGRASGGVVNLTTKAGTNSFHGSAWEFNRVSALTARTYDNAANNLASIASGNGSIPKGSYTRNQFGYVVTGPVIKNKLFFSQITEWVRVRSAASLNALVPTPQLISFTAPNVQQYFQGAGKSVRPFGATLSAAQVVAATGDTGAFAQQVPANTPAFGSVNYSAPADAGGGAPQNTKDIIGRLDFNATEATQMFFRFALYDENDFRGFIFNSPYTDYNVGQATFANSALYSINHTFSPSVLSSSKISYARERLNQSFDNAFANIPTLYLNGAPTIANQPVNMPGFFSLTPGAGGLPFGGPQNVIQANEDLSWVKGNHTLRFGGQFSYQQVNRAFGAFAQATEVLGANAPQGLDNLITGNLVQYTKAVFPQGKFPCVRDRNTNALVVTPACTLVPPLTQPNFARSFRYKDFAVYAQDSFKWSPRLTLNYGLRYEYFGVQHNNHPELDSNFYRGSGSSFFEKVANGAVFTVPNSPIGALWNPSYGTVAPRVGFAWDVFGTGTTSLRGGYGITYERNFGNVTFNVIQNPPNNSTINLQAGGGIPLFVSLDPLGPVSGGGGATIALPPASLRNVDEDIHTAQTQFYSMAVERRVGASSIVALEYSGARGIHLYDIKNINMLGSGQAYLGQPFNGTFYTRVNQQYTGINNRGSNGDSYYHGLNLRFQTQDIWKSGLSMIANYTFAHSIDDLSSTFSDNLQGASGGIGNLGYLDPRNPGLDRGNSDFDIRHRLVVSPIFETPWFKQSNGLTHYLLGGYTFTSIFTARTGTPFGVFDSTNSVNAGGGFGWPRYVPGSAISDYSTGTPVNVGVNSFNVLNLPVANTTVFNPALALSDFGPFPATMTHRNAFLGPGAWSLDLSAAKSFRIREGMNLEFRAEGFNILNHHNFFVNGANLDVPNFGAGAPIQVLAKKGGLGTLATGGNHDERRFGQFALRLHF